From a region of the uncultured Jannaschia sp. genome:
- a CDS encoding aa3-type cytochrome c oxidase subunit IV, which translates to MADDHKQGEMDITEQEKTFAGFMTFTKWTVIAIIVILILLAIFRT; encoded by the coding sequence ATGGCCGACGACCACAAACAGGGCGAGATGGATATCACCGAGCAGGAGAAGACCTTCGCCGGCTTCATGACGTTCACGAAATGGACCGTGATCGCGATCATCGTGATCCTGATCCTGCTGGCGATCTTCCGGACCTGA
- a CDS encoding acyl-CoA dehydrogenase: MPYRAPVSELRFVLDHVVGFDRVAATDMFEEATPETVEAILTEAGRMAEEVLAPLNRQGDLHPAHLENGVVRTSPGFADGFRAIAEGGWIGMSADPEHGGMGLPIALTMAVNEMIGSACLALQLNPLMTQGQIEALEAHASDEIRDLYIPKLISGEWCGTMNLTEPQAGSDVGALKSKAVPNGDGTYAVSGQKIYISWGDSDFAGNICHLVLARLPDGTEGTKGISLFMVPKRIPDADGNPGVANDLKVVSLEHKLGLHGSPTAVMQYDGATGWLVGEPHKGMAAMFTMMNNARLGVGVQGLSVAEAAMQHAIGYAVDRRQGKNSVKHGSILEHADVRRMVLGMKADIFAVRSIAMDCAVALDMAKATGDAAWRARGAFLTPIAKAFGTDTGIRVAGEGIQIHGGMGFVEETGAAQYLRDVRVTAIYEGTNGIQAMDLVGRKLMDGGAAAFAILDEVAGTDHDGLRAAAGDLRALTEWMLEQDMEDRFAGAVAYLAAFARVLGVHYHLRAAAADPERAGLARIAANRMLPEALAEMAKARTGAEELFAISSDEIAA; this comes from the coding sequence ATGCCCTATCGCGCCCCCGTCTCCGAGCTGCGCTTCGTGCTCGACCACGTCGTCGGCTTCGACCGCGTCGCCGCCACCGACATGTTCGAGGAGGCCACGCCCGAAACCGTCGAGGCCATCCTGACCGAGGCGGGCCGCATGGCCGAGGAGGTTCTGGCGCCCCTGAACCGGCAAGGCGACCTGCATCCCGCGCATCTCGAGAACGGTGTCGTGCGCACCTCGCCGGGCTTCGCCGACGGCTTCCGTGCCATCGCCGAGGGCGGCTGGATCGGCATGTCGGCCGATCCCGAGCATGGCGGCATGGGCCTGCCCATCGCGCTGACCATGGCCGTCAACGAGATGATCGGCTCGGCCTGTCTCGCGCTGCAACTCAACCCGCTGATGACCCAGGGCCAGATCGAGGCACTGGAAGCCCATGCCTCCGACGAGATCCGTGATCTCTACATCCCGAAGCTCATCTCGGGTGAGTGGTGCGGCACGATGAACCTGACCGAGCCGCAGGCCGGATCGGATGTCGGCGCGCTGAAGTCCAAGGCCGTGCCGAACGGCGACGGCACCTACGCGGTGTCGGGGCAGAAGATCTACATTTCCTGGGGCGACAGCGATTTCGCAGGCAATATCTGCCACCTCGTCCTCGCGCGGCTGCCTGACGGGACCGAGGGCACCAAGGGCATCAGCCTCTTCATGGTCCCCAAGCGCATTCCCGATGCCGACGGCAATCCGGGCGTGGCGAACGACCTCAAGGTCGTCTCGCTCGAGCACAAGCTGGGCCTGCACGGCTCGCCCACGGCGGTCATGCAGTATGACGGCGCGACGGGCTGGCTGGTGGGCGAGCCCCACAAGGGCATGGCCGCGATGTTCACCATGATGAACAACGCCAGGCTGGGCGTCGGCGTTCAGGGCCTCAGCGTGGCCGAGGCCGCGATGCAGCACGCTATCGGCTACGCGGTCGACCGGCGGCAGGGGAAGAACTCGGTCAAGCACGGCTCGATCCTCGAACATGCCGATGTGCGCCGCATGGTGCTGGGCATGAAGGCGGACATCTTCGCGGTCCGGTCGATCGCGATGGATTGCGCGGTGGCGCTGGACATGGCCAAGGCCACCGGCGATGCCGCGTGGCGCGCGCGGGGGGCGTTCCTGACGCCCATCGCCAAGGCCTTCGGCACCGATACCGGCATCCGCGTCGCGGGCGAGGGCATCCAGATCCATGGCGGCATGGGCTTCGTCGAGGAGACGGGAGCCGCGCAATACCTGCGCGACGTGCGCGTCACTGCGATCTACGAGGGCACCAACGGCATTCAGGCGATGGACCTCGTGGGGCGCAAGCTGATGGATGGGGGCGCCGCGGCCTTCGCGATCCTCGACGAGGTGGCCGGAACGGACCATGACGGCCTGCGCGCCGCCGCGGGCGATCTGCGCGCGCTGACCGAATGGATGCTCGAACAGGACATGGAGGACCGCTTCGCCGGTGCCGTGGCCTATCTCGCCGCCTTCGCCCGCGTCCTCGGCGTGCACTACCACCTGCGCGCGGCCGCCGCCGACCCGGAGCGCGCCGGACTGGCCCGGATCGCCGCGAACCGGATGCTGCCCGAGGCGCTGGCCGAGATGGCAAAGGCGCGGACCGGGGCCGAAGAGCTGTTCGCCATTTCCTCCGACGAGATCGCGGCCTAG
- a CDS encoding DUF6173 family protein, whose product MTDAPDIATSAEAMEAAALPRCAELHADGTDHAPAMPEAVARGAKARSPAEWAYQRVILYLKAFEEDLDDDHEAAMGFTGGATGILRIQGIGFHAPDLLTFSGLDEHGHRCQLIQHVSQTGVLLRAVPKPRDRPKPKRIGFRLARALETDETPPTPRDTEPATG is encoded by the coding sequence ATGACGGATGCCCCCGACATCGCCACCTCGGCCGAGGCCATGGAGGCCGCCGCGCTGCCGCGCTGCGCCGAGCTCCATGCCGACGGCACGGACCACGCCCCCGCCATGCCCGAGGCGGTCGCGCGCGGCGCCAAGGCCCGCAGTCCCGCCGAATGGGCCTATCAGCGCGTGATCCTCTACCTGAAGGCCTTCGAGGAGGACCTGGACGACGACCACGAGGCCGCGATGGGCTTCACGGGCGGCGCGACGGGCATCCTGCGCATCCAGGGCATCGGGTTCCACGCGCCGGATCTGCTGACCTTCTCGGGCCTCGACGAACATGGCCATCGCTGCCAGCTGATCCAGCACGTGAGCCAGACCGGCGTGCTGCTCCGGGCCGTCCCGAAGCCCCGCGACCGGCCCAAACCCAAACGCATCGGCTTCCGGCTCGCCCGCGCGCTCGAGACCGACGAGACGCCGCCAACACCCCGTGACACCGAACCCGCGACGGGATAG
- a CDS encoding L-threonylcarbamoyladenylate synthase, translating to MASSRTPRHDVAAAAACLREGGLVAFPTETVYGLGALATDGRAVARIFTAKGRPSFNPLIVHVADRAAAERIAVFDAEARALADQFWPGPLTLVLPLRDGHGLSPLVTAGQPTVAIRVPAAELARTLLHAVDGPVAAPSANPSGRISATRTEHVREGLGDRVDMVLDGGPCPVGLESTILRTGPATLLREGGLPAEAIEAALGHALPRDVTPGRVQAPGQLASHYAPSAPVRLDVTEAAPDAVLLGFGPVAGDLSLSPAGDLEEAAANLFDHLHRIDAMARARGLERIDVAPIPEQGLGRAILDRLRRAAAPR from the coding sequence ATGGCTTCAAGCCGAACACCACGTCACGACGTCGCCGCCGCAGCCGCTTGCCTGCGCGAGGGCGGGCTCGTCGCGTTCCCGACCGAGACGGTCTACGGGCTCGGCGCGCTTGCGACCGACGGGCGGGCCGTGGCGCGGATCTTCACGGCCAAGGGACGGCCCAGCTTCAATCCGCTGATCGTCCATGTCGCCGACCGCGCCGCCGCCGAGCGGATCGCGGTCTTCGACGCCGAGGCGCGCGCATTGGCGGACCAGTTCTGGCCCGGCCCCCTGACGCTGGTGCTGCCACTGCGCGACGGACACGGGCTCTCGCCGCTGGTGACGGCGGGCCAGCCGACGGTCGCGATCCGGGTGCCCGCGGCGGAGCTGGCGCGTACGCTACTCCATGCGGTGGACGGCCCGGTGGCCGCGCCCTCGGCCAATCCCTCGGGCCGGATCAGTGCCACGCGGACCGAGCATGTGCGCGAAGGCCTGGGCGACCGGGTCGACATGGTGCTCGACGGGGGGCCGTGTCCCGTGGGCCTCGAATCGACGATCCTGCGCACCGGGCCCGCGACGCTTCTGCGCGAAGGCGGTCTGCCGGCCGAGGCCATCGAGGCCGCGCTGGGCCATGCGCTGCCGCGTGACGTCACACCCGGCCGTGTGCAGGCGCCGGGCCAGCTCGCGTCGCATTACGCGCCGTCGGCCCCGGTCCGGCTCGATGTGACCGAAGCCGCGCCGGACGCGGTCCTTCTGGGGTTCGGCCCGGTCGCGGGCGATCTGAGCCTCTCGCCCGCGGGCGATCTCGAGGAGGCGGCGGCCAATCTCTTCGACCATCTCCACCGGATCGATGCGATGGCGCGGGCACGAGGGCTGGAGCGGATCGACGTCGCGCCGATCCCCGAGCAGGGGCTCGGACGTGCGATCCTCGACCGGCTGCGCCGGGCGGCCGCGCCGCGCTGA
- a CDS encoding protein-disulfide reductase DsbD domain-containing protein — protein MLRRLLILALAAVTLAAPAARAQMLDDVSQALRVELIPGWRQADGTHVAGLRFDLAPGWKTYWRSAGAAGIAPRMDWRRSQGVASVTPAWPTPRLFRTAGALSIGYDSDFVLPLLVVATGAAPTLDGVLDLGVCSDICLPARVRVTGTLGAGRTPDARLAAALADRPRRVSADATCRLRPTRDGLALTGEIALPPVGRSETVVFEVPDPGVWVTDAQVSRRGGTLVATSELMVGGGRSVAIDRSRVRITVIGDRRAVEIEGCRGG, from the coding sequence ATGCTTCGCCGTCTTCTCATCCTCGCGCTCGCCGCCGTCACGCTCGCCGCCCCCGCCGCCCGCGCGCAGATGCTCGACGACGTCTCGCAGGCGCTGCGGGTCGAGCTGATCCCCGGCTGGCGGCAGGCGGACGGCACCCATGTCGCGGGGCTGCGCTTCGACCTGGCCCCCGGCTGGAAGACCTATTGGCGAAGCGCGGGCGCCGCGGGCATCGCGCCCCGCATGGATTGGCGGCGGTCGCAGGGCGTGGCTTCGGTGACGCCGGCCTGGCCCACGCCCCGGCTGTTCCGCACCGCGGGTGCGCTCTCGATCGGCTACGATTCCGACTTCGTCTTGCCGCTCCTGGTTGTGGCGACCGGTGCGGCGCCGACGCTCGACGGGGTGCTCGATCTCGGGGTCTGTTCGGATATCTGCCTGCCCGCGCGGGTGCGGGTGACGGGCACGCTGGGTGCCGGGCGCACGCCCGACGCCCGCCTGGCCGCGGCGCTGGCGGACCGGCCGCGCCGCGTCTCGGCGGATGCCACCTGCCGCCTGCGCCCGACCCGCGACGGCCTCGCGCTCACGGGCGAGATCGCGCTGCCGCCGGTGGGCCGATCCGAGACAGTTGTCTTCGAGGTGCCCGATCCGGGCGTCTGGGTGACGGACGCGCAGGTCAGCCGACGGGGCGGCACGCTGGTCGCCACATCCGAGCTGATGGTGGGCGGCGGGCGCAGTGTCGCGATCGACCGCTCGCGGGTGCGGATCACCGTCATCGGGGACCGGCGCGCGGTCGAGATCGAGGGCTGCCGCGGCGGGTGA
- a CDS encoding MBL fold metallo-hydrolase yields MKDTETPDGYAGLTFPWNAPPAEGEAIEVAEGVLWARLPLPMALDHVNIYFLREGDGWAMVDTGFDTKRTRAILDRLRTGPLGGRPITRILVTHHHPDHVGLAGMLQSEGAELLMTRTAWLLARMLMLDEQDVPPPETIEYCRRWGMAHDMLARRATERPFNFADICAPLPLGVTRIAEGDGLTFGGRRWDVARGDGHAPDHAVLFEAEGDLVIGGDQLLPGISPNLGLYPTETNADPVGDWLEACDRLTPLARPDQLVLPGHKTPYRGLPTRLASLRQNHVAALDRLHAHLGTPRTGGECFTPLFKRKIDDATYGLAFFEAIAHLRHLHITGRAIRETRDDGVWTFRAA; encoded by the coding sequence ATGAAGGACACCGAGACCCCCGACGGCTATGCCGGGCTGACCTTTCCCTGGAACGCGCCGCCCGCCGAGGGCGAGGCGATCGAGGTGGCCGAGGGCGTGCTCTGGGCGCGTTTGCCGCTGCCGATGGCACTGGACCACGTCAACATCTACTTCCTGCGCGAGGGCGATGGCTGGGCGATGGTCGATACCGGGTTCGACACGAAGCGCACCCGCGCGATCCTCGACCGGCTGCGCACCGGGCCACTGGGCGGACGGCCCATCACGCGGATTCTGGTGACCCATCACCATCCCGATCACGTCGGTCTGGCCGGGATGCTCCAGTCCGAAGGCGCGGAGCTTCTGATGACGCGGACCGCGTGGCTGCTCGCGCGGATGCTGATGCTCGACGAACAGGACGTGCCCCCGCCCGAGACGATCGAATATTGCCGCCGCTGGGGCATGGCGCATGACATGCTGGCCCGGCGCGCGACCGAGCGGCCCTTCAACTTCGCCGATATCTGCGCGCCGCTGCCGCTGGGCGTGACCCGCATCGCCGAGGGCGACGGGCTGACGTTCGGCGGGCGGCGGTGGGACGTGGCCCGAGGCGACGGGCATGCGCCGGACCACGCGGTGCTTTTCGAGGCGGAGGGTGACCTCGTGATCGGGGGCGACCAGCTCCTGCCGGGGATCTCGCCCAACCTGGGGCTGTATCCGACCGAGACGAATGCCGACCCCGTCGGCGACTGGCTCGAGGCCTGCGACCGGCTGACGCCGCTGGCGCGCCCGGATCAGCTCGTGCTGCCGGGGCACAAGACACCCTATCGCGGCCTGCCGACGCGGCTTGCCTCGCTCCGCCAGAATCATGTCGCGGCGCTCGACCGGCTGCACGCGCATCTGGGGACGCCGCGCACGGGCGGCGAATGCTTCACACCCCTCTTCAAGCGGAAGATCGACGACGCGACCTATGGGCTCGCCTTCTTCGAGGCCATCGCCCATCTGCGCCACCTTCACATCACCGGCCGCGCCATCCGCGAAACGCGGGACGACGGCGTCTGGACGTTCCGCGCCGCGTGA
- a CDS encoding molybdopterin cofactor-binding domain-containing protein, whose amino-acid sequence MASVGKIARRTFFVGSVAIAGGVAFGTWLYRREGANPLLADLPEGASALTPYVRIDAEGVTLITPRADVGQGATSIQAYLLAEELDVDPLTVRTDPGPASGAYWNGKVAAEGFPLAAWDDGIAARTGRVASDVVGKLAGLHLTGGSTTVPDAYDRLRAAGASARETLKAAAALRLGVDVAGLSTADGAVIGPDGAIPYTDLAAEAAALDPVAAVPRDPSEWRWLGRDHRRTDIVAKSTGTARYGTDMDLPDMLHATVVANPTLGGGVARVDSTEAEAMRGVVAIHRITDGVAVVADNTWRAMRAAEAVTLDWGTPTAPATTDAHWAAHAAALTEDTRDSRFADDGDVAAATGDAFTAEYGAPYLHHAPMEPANATIRYTPERTDIWTGTQVPTFARAAVAEITGQDAEAVHLNNLPSGGSFGHRLEMLWVRQTAEIARHHPGRPVRMTWSREEDMSHPFLRPMAVARGAGTTGGGEVRSLDLAIAAQSVSESQVARLGFPPVGPDLAIVAAAWDAPYALPDRRVTGHRVPATVPVSSWRSVGASHNGFFTETLMDELIHQAGADPVAERLRLIHHAPSRSVLETVADMASWDGPTPAPGRGRGVAFTFSFGVPCAQIVDIEETDAGLRITDLWIAAEVGRVLDPVNLEAQLSGGALFGMGHAMHAAITFDGGIPQERNFDSYPSLRMAQIPRVHVRALGTTGAIRGAGEPGLPPAAPALGNAIFAATGQRLRRMPFADTVRFA is encoded by the coding sequence ATGGCGTCGGTCGGGAAAATCGCGCGGCGGACCTTCTTCGTCGGCTCGGTCGCCATCGCGGGAGGCGTGGCCTTCGGCACGTGGCTCTACCGGCGCGAGGGCGCGAACCCGCTCCTTGCCGATCTTCCCGAGGGCGCATCCGCGCTGACGCCCTATGTCCGGATCGACGCCGAGGGCGTGACGCTCATCACCCCGCGGGCCGATGTCGGACAGGGCGCGACCTCGATCCAGGCCTACCTGCTGGCCGAGGAGCTGGACGTCGATCCGCTGACCGTGCGCACCGATCCGGGGCCTGCCTCGGGCGCCTACTGGAACGGCAAGGTCGCCGCCGAGGGCTTTCCGCTGGCCGCTTGGGACGACGGCATCGCCGCCCGGACAGGGCGTGTGGCCTCGGACGTGGTGGGCAAGCTTGCGGGGCTGCACCTGACCGGAGGCTCGACCACGGTGCCCGACGCCTATGATCGTCTCCGCGCCGCCGGGGCGTCGGCCCGCGAGACGCTCAAGGCGGCCGCCGCCCTGCGACTGGGCGTAGACGTGGCCGGTCTTTCGACCGCCGACGGCGCCGTGATCGGCCCCGACGGTGCGATCCCCTATACCGACCTCGCTGCCGAGGCCGCGGCCCTCGACCCCGTCGCCGCCGTGCCGCGCGATCCGTCCGAATGGCGCTGGCTCGGGCGCGACCACCGGCGCACCGACATCGTCGCGAAATCCACCGGCACGGCGCGCTACGGCACCGATATGGACCTGCCCGACATGCTCCATGCCACCGTTGTCGCCAACCCGACCCTCGGCGGGGGCGTCGCCCGCGTCGACAGCACCGAGGCGGAGGCGATGCGCGGCGTCGTCGCGATCCACCGTATCACCGACGGCGTTGCGGTCGTGGCCGACAACACCTGGCGCGCCATGCGCGCGGCCGAGGCCGTCACCCTTGATTGGGGCACGCCCACCGCCCCCGCCACGACCGACGCGCATTGGGCCGCCCATGCCGCCGCCCTGACCGAGGACACCCGCGACAGCCGTTTCGCCGATGACGGCGATGTCGCCGCCGCGACCGGCGACGCCTTCACGGCCGAGTACGGCGCGCCCTACCTGCATCACGCGCCGATGGAGCCCGCCAACGCCACCATCCGCTACACGCCCGAACGCACCGACATCTGGACCGGGACGCAGGTGCCGACCTTCGCCCGCGCCGCCGTGGCCGAGATCACCGGCCAGGACGCCGAGGCCGTCCACCTCAATAACCTTCCGTCGGGCGGCAGCTTCGGCCACCGGCTCGAGATGCTTTGGGTCCGGCAGACCGCCGAGATCGCGCGGCATCATCCGGGCCGTCCCGTCCGCATGACCTGGTCGCGTGAAGAAGACATGTCCCACCCGTTCCTGCGCCCCATGGCGGTCGCGCGCGGTGCGGGCACCACCGGCGGCGGCGAGGTCCGCAGCCTCGACCTCGCCATCGCGGCGCAATCCGTTTCCGAAAGCCAGGTCGCACGGCTGGGCTTTCCGCCCGTCGGACCCGACCTCGCCATCGTTGCCGCCGCATGGGATGCGCCCTACGCGCTGCCCGACCGTCGCGTCACCGGCCACAGGGTCCCCGCGACCGTGCCTGTCTCGTCCTGGCGGTCGGTTGGGGCGTCGCATAACGGCTTCTTCACCGAAACCCTGATGGACGAGCTGATCCACCAGGCCGGCGCCGATCCCGTGGCCGAGCGCCTGCGCCTGATCCACCACGCCCCGTCCCGCTCCGTCCTCGAGACCGTCGCCGACATGGCGTCCTGGGACGGCCCGACGCCCGCTCCGGGCCGGGGCCGCGGCGTGGCCTTCACCTTCTCCTTCGGGGTGCCCTGCGCCCAGATCGTGGATATCGAGGAGACCGACGCCGGTCTTCGCATCACCGACCTCTGGATCGCCGCCGAGGTCGGGCGCGTTCTCGACCCGGTCAATCTCGAGGCGCAGCTCTCGGGCGGCGCGCTCTTCGGGATGGGGCACGCGATGCACGCGGCGATCACGTTCGACGGTGGCATCCCGCAGGAGCGCAACTTCGACAGCTATCCGAGCCTGCGCATGGCCCAGATCCCCCGCGTGCATGTCCGCGCGCTGGGCACGACCGGCGCGATCCGGGGTGCGGGCGAGCCGGGCCTGCCGCCCGCCGCCCCCGCGCTGGGCAATGCAATCTTCGCGGCCACGGGTCAGCGCCTGCGCCGGATGCCCTTCGCCGACACCGTTCGCTTCGCCTGA
- a CDS encoding MFS transporter: protein MSQSLPLPCTAAADGPARSVPSGTGTLVATTIGSSLAFVLGSIVNVALPQMQAAFDAGATGAQWIVNAYLLPLGALVLIGGALGDHYGRRRVFQIGLVIFTASCALAAVAWSFPVFLAARALEGVGAALIAPTSLAIIADAFTGPARGRAVGTWAGAGAAAGALAPVAGGWIVDAAGWRWAFVAVIPFAAIAFVVAARTIRESLAETDDRAPLDLAGAALVGTGLLALIWGLVALPDRGATGAVLAALGGGAALLAAFVAVEARKGDRAMTPLRLFRDVSFSGLTGFTFLLYAALGGLMLLLPYVLISDQGYSATQAGLALLPFPLILGVLSRFTGGTLADRYGARLLLTVGATLVAAGFAWFGFVPAEDVSYTAHILPPLVVLALGMSLSVAPLTSAVLSSAGDRYAGVASGINNAISRIGGLVATALLGLVLLGGDLMAGFALAAWTGAALALGSAAVAWLTVRPA from the coding sequence ATGTCCCAAAGCCTGCCGCTTCCCTGCACCGCCGCAGCCGACGGGCCCGCGCGGTCGGTCCCCTCGGGCACCGGCACGCTGGTTGCCACGACGATCGGCTCGTCGCTGGCCTTCGTCCTTGGCTCCATCGTCAACGTCGCGCTGCCGCAGATGCAGGCCGCCTTCGACGCGGGCGCGACCGGCGCGCAGTGGATCGTCAACGCCTACCTGCTGCCGCTGGGCGCGCTGGTCCTGATCGGCGGCGCGCTGGGCGACCATTACGGGCGCCGCCGCGTCTTCCAGATCGGGCTGGTGATCTTCACCGCCTCCTGCGCGCTGGCGGCGGTGGCCTGGTCCTTTCCGGTCTTTCTCGCGGCCCGCGCGCTCGAAGGCGTGGGCGCGGCCCTGATCGCACCGACGTCGCTCGCCATCATCGCCGACGCCTTTACCGGCCCGGCCCGTGGCCGCGCGGTCGGCACATGGGCGGGCGCGGGGGCGGCGGCGGGGGCGCTGGCCCCGGTCGCGGGGGGCTGGATCGTCGACGCCGCCGGCTGGCGTTGGGCCTTCGTCGCGGTGATCCCCTTCGCGGCGATCGCCTTCGTGGTCGCGGCGCGCACCATCCGCGAAAGCCTCGCCGAGACCGACGACCGCGCGCCCCTGGACCTCGCGGGGGCGGCACTGGTCGGGACCGGGCTCCTGGCGCTGATCTGGGGTCTCGTGGCCCTGCCCGACCGAGGCGCGACCGGTGCGGTGTTGGCCGCACTCGGCGGGGGCGCGGCGCTGCTGGCGGCCTTCGTCGCGGTCGAGGCCCGGAAGGGCGACCGCGCCATGACGCCGCTCCGCCTCTTTCGCGATGTCTCCTTTTCGGGGCTGACGGGCTTCACCTTCCTGCTCTACGCGGCGCTGGGCGGGCTGATGCTGCTCCTGCCCTATGTCCTCATCAGCGATCAGGGCTACAGCGCCACGCAGGCTGGCCTCGCGCTCCTGCCCTTCCCGCTGATCCTCGGTGTTCTGTCGCGCTTCACCGGCGGCACGCTGGCGGACCGCTACGGCGCCCGGCTCCTGCTGACGGTGGGCGCGACACTCGTTGCGGCCGGTTTCGCGTGGTTCGGCTTCGTCCCCGCGGAGGACGTCTCCTACACGGCCCATATCCTGCCGCCGCTTGTCGTCCTGGCGCTGGGCATGTCGCTCTCGGTGGCGCCGCTCACCAGCGCGGTGCTCTCGTCGGCGGGGGACCGCTACGCGGGCGTGGCCTCGGGGATCAACAACGCGATCAGCCGGATCGGCGGGCTGGTGGCGACCGCCCTCCTGGGATTGGTGCTCCTCGGGGGCGACCTCATGGCGGGCTTCGCGCTGGCCGCGTGGACCGGGGCGGCGCTGGCGCTCGGATCCGCCGCGGTCGCCTGGCTTACCGTTCGTCCCGCGTAA
- the gph gene encoding phosphoglycolate phosphatase (PGP is an essential enzyme in the glycolate salvage pathway in higher organisms (photorespiration in plants). Phosphoglycolate results from the oxidase activity of RubisCO in the Calvin cycle when concentrations of carbon dioxide are low relative to oxygen. This enzyme is a member of the Haloacid Dehalogenase (HAD) superfamily of aspartate-nucleophile hydrolase enzymes (PF00702).), producing the protein MTDAPLPYAAYVFDLDGTLIDSAPGIHAAVVAMCAELDLPAPDLKTMTGFIGNGVPTLIARVLAWAEADPDRHPDALAAFTRAYEADPAGGTTILPGVPETLRALAARGARIGLCTNKPAAPARAILDLLALGPFHAVAGGDTLTVHKPDPAPLLHVIAALGATPDTTLYIGDSAVDWTTADAASVDYAHLHGGYQNGRIPAHGPVQWIDTLPDLLP; encoded by the coding sequence ATGACCGATGCGCCCCTGCCCTACGCCGCCTACGTGTTCGACCTCGACGGCACGCTGATCGACAGCGCGCCGGGCATCCACGCCGCCGTTGTCGCGATGTGTGCCGAGCTGGACCTGCCGGCGCCCGACCTCAAGACCATGACCGGCTTCATCGGCAACGGGGTTCCGACCCTGATCGCCCGCGTGCTGGCCTGGGCCGAGGCCGATCCCGACCGTCACCCGGATGCGCTCGCCGCCTTCACCCGCGCCTACGAGGCCGATCCCGCGGGCGGCACGACGATCCTGCCCGGTGTCCCCGAGACGCTGCGCGCGCTGGCCGCGCGGGGCGCGCGGATCGGGCTCTGCACCAACAAGCCTGCCGCACCGGCCCGCGCCATTCTCGACCTTCTGGCGCTCGGCCCCTTCCACGCGGTCGCGGGCGGCGACACGCTGACCGTCCACAAGCCCGACCCCGCGCCGCTTCTGCATGTCATCGCGGCCCTCGGCGCGACCCCCGACACGACGCTCTATATCGGCGACTCTGCGGTGGACTGGACGACGGCGGACGCGGCGAGTGTCGACTACGCCCATCTTCATGGCGGCTATCAGAACGGCCGCATCCCCGCCCATGGCCCGGTGCAATGGATCGACACCCTGCCCGATCTTCTGCCCTGA
- a CDS encoding (2Fe-2S)-binding protein, translated as MRLIVNGISRDIDVEPDMPLLWVLRDELGLHGTKYGCGIAACGACTVHLDGVATRSCQVWAEDAAGVEITTIEGLGTPDAPHPVQAAWIETQVAQCGYCQSGQIMQAADLLATTPDPTDAEIDAAMDGNLCRCATYPRIRAAIRRAAALRAERA; from the coding sequence ATGCGACTGATCGTCAACGGAATATCCCGGGACATCGATGTGGAGCCCGACATGCCGCTCCTGTGGGTGCTGCGCGACGAACTGGGGTTGCACGGCACGAAATACGGCTGCGGTATCGCGGCCTGCGGTGCCTGCACCGTGCATCTGGACGGGGTCGCCACCCGGTCCTGCCAGGTCTGGGCCGAGGACGCGGCGGGCGTCGAGATCACCACCATCGAAGGGCTGGGCACGCCCGACGCGCCCCATCCGGTCCAGGCGGCATGGATCGAGACGCAGGTCGCGCAATGCGGCTACTGCCAGTCGGGCCAGATCATGCAGGCCGCCGACCTTCTGGCGACGACGCCCGATCCCACCGATGCCGAGATCGACGCGGCGATGGACGGCAATCTCTGTCGCTGCGCCACCTATCCGCGCATCCGTGCCGCGATCCGGCGCGCGGCGGCGCTGCGAGCGGAGCGCGCGTGA
- a CDS encoding NUDIX hydrolase: MRKEREQIAAMPLRWNDDRVEVLMITSRDTGRWIVPKGWTMKGIKPWAAAGIEALEEAGAKGHIGREIFGTYHYRKRLDDGSTQRCRVRVYPMIVDDLKKSWKEEDERRRKWFGLEAAADLVDEPELADMLRQLHVKPKKHPVAGPLLKRAAS, from the coding sequence GTGCGTAAGGAACGCGAACAGATCGCGGCGATGCCGTTGCGGTGGAACGACGACCGGGTCGAGGTGCTGATGATCACCTCGCGTGACACGGGGCGTTGGATCGTGCCGAAGGGCTGGACCATGAAGGGCATCAAGCCCTGGGCCGCCGCCGGTATCGAGGCGCTGGAGGAAGCCGGCGCCAAGGGCCATATCGGCCGCGAGATCTTCGGGACGTACCATTATCGCAAGCGGTTGGACGACGGCAGCACCCAGCGTTGCCGCGTCCGGGTCTATCCGATGATCGTCGACGACCTGAAGAAATCCTGGAAGGAAGAGGACGAGCGCAGGCGCAAGTGGTTCGGCCTCGAAGCCGCCGCCGACCTGGTGGACGAGCCCGAGCTGGCCGACATGCTGCGCCAGTTGCACGTCAAACCCAAGAAGCACCCGGTGGCGGGCCCGCTCCTGAAGCGCGCGGCCTCCTGA